From Candidatus Jidaibacter acanthamoeba, a single genomic window includes:
- a CDS encoding polyprenyl synthetase family protein codes for MLEKSIESTAEQLHAIMDELLPEPSGLIEDQLFKALRYVALSPGKRIRPYLVVATSNAFGVSLDCALKTAVAIEFIHAYSLVHDDLPAMDNDDFRRGQPSCHKKFDEATAILTGDALLTLAFEMLAHESTHSDPGVRTELISKIAIASGYRGMVGGQMMDLLAQHNTLEFSEVVRLQRMKTGALFAVSCEAGAILGKASKNLRNALRAYANNIGIAFQITDDLLDAEGTREETGKSVRKDKSQGKATLVSCIGIEKAKEHALVLAKQAIEHLNIFDGKANLLKELAYFIVERNK; via the coding sequence ATGCTTGAAAAATCCATTGAAAGCACTGCGGAACAACTTCACGCAATAATGGATGAATTGCTCCCTGAGCCCAGCGGGTTAATTGAGGATCAATTGTTCAAAGCATTAAGATATGTTGCTCTTTCTCCGGGAAAAAGAATTAGGCCTTACTTGGTGGTGGCAACTTCAAATGCTTTTGGGGTTTCTCTTGATTGTGCGTTAAAGACAGCAGTTGCAATTGAGTTTATCCATGCTTACTCACTAGTGCATGATGATCTACCGGCAATGGATAATGATGACTTTAGAAGGGGGCAACCGAGCTGCCATAAAAAATTTGATGAAGCTACCGCTATTTTAACCGGGGATGCGCTTCTTACTCTTGCTTTTGAAATGCTTGCACATGAATCAACCCATTCTGACCCGGGAGTTAGAACTGAGTTGATATCTAAAATAGCTATTGCATCTGGTTATAGGGGCATGGTCGGCGGACAAATGATGGATTTATTAGCTCAGCATAATACCCTAGAATTTTCCGAGGTTGTGCGGTTACAGCGCATGAAAACCGGAGCATTGTTTGCTGTTTCCTGTGAAGCTGGTGCAATTTTAGGCAAAGCTTCAAAAAATTTAAGGAATGCTTTAAGGGCCTATGCAAATAATATAGGTATAGCCTTCCAAATTACCGATGATCTGTTAGATGCCGAAGGCACAAGGGAAGAAACCGGAAAAAGTGTCAGAAAAGATAAATCTCAAGGGAAAGCAACTTTAGTTTCATGCATAGGAATAGAGAAAGCAAAGGAGCATGCGCTGGTTTTAGCTAAACAGGCAATTGAGCATTTGAACATATTTGATGGCAAAGCTAATTTGTTAAAGGAGCTTGCATACTTTATTGTTGAACGTAATAAATAG